The Bacillus sp. B-jedd sequence AGCGAGGAAGCCGAGCGGAATCGAAACGATACCTGGATTTGTCAAGGTGACGAGCGGCTCGCCGACAAAGATGGCAGCTCCAGCTTCAGGCGACCAAATATTCGGGGAAATCGCAACCATCACAAGGGCGCTCGCTAATCCAACGATCATGCCAGTTATCGCACCTGTCGTATTGAACTTTTTCCAGAAGATCGTCAGTAATATGATCGGCAGGTTAGCGCTAGCCGCGACTGCGAATGCGAGCGAGACAAGGAATGCCACGTTCATCTTTTGGGCAAAGAGGGCCAAAAGGATGGACAGTATAGCAACTCCAACTGAAGCAAGCCTTGCAACCTTGACCTGCTGCTTCTCGGTTGCATTTCCTTTTTTAATGATATGAGCATAGAAGTCGTGCGCGAAAGCCGAGGCCGCTGAAAGGACGAGTCCAGCTACAACCGCGAGAATCGTCGCAAAAGCCACGGCTGAAATGAAAGCAAAAAGAAATTCTCCTCCAATCGCCTCGGCAAGCAGCGGCGCGGCCATATTGCCAGCAGCATTAGCGGCGACAATTTTATCATAGCCAACGAAAGCGGCCGCTCCAAAACCAAGGAAAACAGTCATGACATAGAAAATCCCGATGATCCAGGTCGCGTAAATTACGGACTTACGTGCTGTAATGGCATCCTTTACCGTGAAAAAGCGAATCAGGATATGCGGGAGGCCGGCTGTACCGAGCACGAGGGCAAGGTTGAGCGACAGGGTATCCAAAGGACTCTTGAACTTATTGCCAGGGTTCAAAAACGCTTCCCCAAGCGGGGTGGCTGATTTCATCTCTTGGAACATTTTCACAACACTGAAGTCGAATTTTGCAAAAACAATCACCGAGATAATGAAAGTGCCGACCATCAACAGGACAGCTTTTGCAATCTGGACCCAGGAAGTGGCCGTCATTCCCCCGAACACAACGTAAACAGTCATAAGTGTGCCGACAATCAGGACCGAATAAATATAATCAATACCGAGGAGCAGTTTAATGAGCGCTCCTGCCCCGACCAATTGGGCAATCATGTAAAAAATAGAGATAGTAATGGTGTTCAGGGCCACAACCCCGCGAACCTTTTTCTCCTTAAAACGGGCCGCAATCATATCAGCCATCGTATATTTCCCAAGATTACGCAACGGTTCCGCAACTAAATAGAGAACGACAAGATAAGCGACCAGAAAACCGATGCTGTAGAAGAAGCCGTCAAAGCCTGACAAAGCGACCATTCCGGCAATGCCGAGGAAAGAGGCGGCGGACATATAATCACCGGCGATGGCCAGTCCATTCTGAAAGCCGGTCAGGCTTGAATCGGCGGTATAAAAATCACTTGTCGTCTTCGTCTTTTTCGAGGCAAAATACGTGATCACTAGCGTCAGAAGGACAATGGCTAAAAATAGTAAAAAGGCAACAGTATTCATCGGCCAGCCCTCCGTGCCTCTTTTTTAATGATGTCCTCTACGAGAAAATCAAATCTGGCTGCTTTTTTTGTATAAATGATGCAAAGAGCCCAAGTCATGATAAACTGTGCAAAAGCAAACACCCACGCCCAGCTGATTGGACCATACGCGGAGTTGTTCAGGACAGTCGAATACGCGGTTAAGATAGGAAGTGTAAAGTAAAAGGCCATGAAGAACAGAGTGGCAGGCAGTAAAAATTTTCGTTTTTCCCGAAGCAGCTGCTGAAAAGATGGGGATTGGACAATTTTTGAGTAATCTAAAGATGGTGATGATCGAGCTGCTTTTTCTAACTGGCTTTCCTTCAATGCCATGAAAATTCCTCCTTGGGTAGAAAATAGATTTCAACAAAATCAAGGTTATTATATAACTATCAAAATAATTAGTAAATTCTGACACCATCAGACTTTTGGATTATTTTTAAAAATTTCCCAACTCTTCCTTTACGCTCCCAGCTTGACTAATGTGGATCATACAGCTATTTTATTTCTCCTTCTCAAGTTGATAATCTGAATGGAAATGAGGTGGTTAAACTGCTGGAATTCCTTGTCACCTTTCTGGCGGATATTTTTGCGGCAATCGGTATTGGCTATGGGAGCGGTTTAAATACGAAGAAAATTGACGCACATATTGAGCTTCTTGAGAAAGAAGAGTGGTTCAGAAAGTTATATAATGATGAGAAATACAGGCGCCTGTTTTTTGCCAATAAAAATGTCCGCGGGTATTTGCAAAATAAATATCGAGTAAACAGACTCA is a genomic window containing:
- a CDS encoding DUF485 domain-containing protein, whose product is MALKESQLEKAARSSPSLDYSKIVQSPSFQQLLREKRKFLLPATLFFMAFYFTLPILTAYSTVLNNSAYGPISWAWVFAFAQFIMTWALCIIYTKKAARFDFLVEDIIKKEARRAGR
- a CDS encoding solute symporter family protein, coding for MNTVAFLLFLAIVLLTLVITYFASKKTKTTSDFYTADSSLTGFQNGLAIAGDYMSAASFLGIAGMVALSGFDGFFYSIGFLVAYLVVLYLVAEPLRNLGKYTMADMIAARFKEKKVRGVVALNTITISIFYMIAQLVGAGALIKLLLGIDYIYSVLIVGTLMTVYVVFGGMTATSWVQIAKAVLLMVGTFIISVIVFAKFDFSVVKMFQEMKSATPLGEAFLNPGNKFKSPLDTLSLNLALVLGTAGLPHILIRFFTVKDAITARKSVIYATWIIGIFYVMTVFLGFGAAAFVGYDKIVAANAAGNMAAPLLAEAIGGEFLFAFISAVAFATILAVVAGLVLSAASAFAHDFYAHIIKKGNATEKQQVKVARLASVGVAILSILLALFAQKMNVAFLVSLAFAVAASANLPIILLTIFWKKFNTTGAITGMIVGLASALVMVAISPNIWSPEAGAAIFVGEPLVTLTNPGIVSIPLGFLAAIVGTLVSTKREDTRDFDRILVKANTGL